The Porites lutea chromosome 11, jaPorLute2.1, whole genome shotgun sequence genome contains the following window.
CGTCTAAATTTAGTTCGTTAACAGAAGTCTTGGTCGCCTCAAACGTTTAAGCTGTCTAGTATTCAGATGGCAAGCAGTTAACGTCGCGCTAAACAGCCAGCCATAAACGTAACGGTCCGGCAATGATAAACTGAAGGCCCAAAGTGAAACATACGGTGCAATATTGCATTATTGCGCGTATTATATTTTAGTCAACCTGGCTACACGTGGCGACATTTGGAGCAACATTTCAAGCAACCATTGCCGCGTGAACGTATTTTCCACCTACCTTGCGCACGGCAAGCGACTATCATTCTTGCTAATTGTCCAATATAAACGTgagtatttttaaaatgacttACGATTAAAAGTGCACTTTATTGTTCTATATGGTAGAATCACGATGAAAATCGTGAGCAATTGCTGCTCTGAAATTGCGTGCAATAATTTAGCCATTGCTCAAAAGGAAGACAATCGAGAGACAAGAACTGGCCCCTTTGACATCGTTCCATTATCTGCAGCTGCTGTTGGAAATAATGTTTGTGATAGCTAAGTAGTTAAGAGAGCGTCCAAGTAGGTTGCTCTGAAGAAagcagaaatttcagtattaaattatttgtttgaggagagaaaaaaataggcTAAAATGCTTCTAAGTCAAAGAAAGCAACTCTTTGAATGTGTCGATCAACTTTTAGTCGCAATTAAACGATAATTGTGGAGTTGCTTTTAAAAATCAGTGTATAATTATGTCATTAACAATTGAAAAGTAGtcttaattgaaaaaaaaaaattgagaaatgcAATCACTTATTTGGGGGATAAGAAAAAGGGAAGTAAAACTGATGAACTATATAAAGAGCATAGCTTCTTTAACTTGTTTTAATGTTTCTGTATTCACCTATACTTTAAATGCAATCTATACTGAAAATAAGATAATTGCAATTGCAAATGAAATCTTTAATGATTGCATAATCCTGGAAAAGTCGACTGCTGCTTTCAACTGAAAATTCACTTGAAACAAATATGAATActcttaaaaatgtttttttttttaacaggaaaaaggaaaattagttTACCTGTGggattttatttaattgacaACAGAGTAccaaaagcaacaaaaacacGATAAAATCTGTACACGTTTTTTACTACATTCCAAAGAAATCAGGTTGAATATAACCTTGACGTTGAAAAATAGCTGGAATCTTAACTTTTTAGGGGGGGTTTGGTATTACTAATGTTTGCTGTAAAGCTAAAATATCTCTCTATACAATGTACCTCGACTCTAAAACTTTTGTTTGTTATCTTTTCAGGTCGATCGAGTCACCAATTATTACATAACGGAAGACTTCGATAAAAACTGATGATTTAATTCCCTAAGATGAAAATTATAAGGCACGTGTGGTCATTTGTTTGGCCACACCCAAATGACATACCCCATAGATCTCTTTTAATAAGATTCAATTCTATCAtccaaaaaaacaatattttttactATCGAAAAGCATTTGCAATATACAAAGTATAAAGAAATAATTACTTAATTTGTTTTACACTGCAATCTTGAATTGATTTTCAAATTGGTAACCGGCATAAGCGTATTTGTATAAAGTATCCCATGTTTCTCTCCAACAATGAAGTTATTGGCATAACTTCGAAAACTGAAGTTTCTCAGAGGTGGCCAATTCTTGTTTAACCAGACATATCCTTTAAAAGACACCTGAGACCTCAAATCAGGAATTTTTAACCTCTCGTATCTCGGTTCGAGCAAGTTGGACGAAAGGTAACTATGTTCAGATTAGCAACTTTGCTTGCCCTTGGAACATCCTATCTCTTGGTGTTCGCTTGGATAGAGGAAGCATCAGCATTAGATGTTACCGTAAGTGTATCTTGTATCTTAAAAAAAGCGGCAATATTTAACCGCTACTCTTCaaacataaaatgaaatatCTCAAATCTTAGGCGTTTTCCTGGACTTgcgttttaaaagaaatttgtgaCACATGTCTTTGTTGTTTGGAGGACTTTTCTGGACTGGCACAAGATACTGCTGTTTGAATTGTCATGTTTAGTATCaaccaaagctaaaaaacaCGAAATACTGACCGCGAACCGGTTAGCGCTTTTCCTGTGGATACCATGAGCCCAGATAACAGCAAACTCAATCATCATGCTTTCTCGCCTGGCAATCTCTTTTGTAAATAAAaggtaggaaaaaaaattagtttgacAAATTGGTCAAGGTTTCGAATAAAGAGAGGTTTAGGTCAAAAGCCAGCGAATCAGGAATTGCCTCTCTTCAAAAAAAAATCGCGCGGTAAATTACCGGCCCCAATTCATCGCTCTTTTTCTTGTTGATCATTAGGTTTAAAATGCATATTAGGTAACACCTTATTGTGCACAAATTCAGTATTGCATTCGTAATTTTTGGTAGTTGTAAAATAACCTTCCCTTTATAGACCCTTTACAGTCAACGTcataattcataaaaatagtCACTTCTAATGACACAACAGCACCTTCTACGAGAAAATGCAACGCCAGTCATCCTGACAGGCGTCAAGAGGGCAAGCTAATAGTTTTGCTTTGTTCtggtttgtttaatttgtttttagcgCTCCGCCTCGGCGAACAGTGAAGGTTTGGCTGGCCGATCATACGATAGCTACCTGCCGGAGGGGGTGAGTGCATGGGTTAGCTCGGTAGTGGGCGGGTAGGGTGGGGTAGGTACTTATACTCGGCTCTCCCTTAATGGTAACTAACGCTGGAAGATGGTAACTGGCAAAGAAGTAAAGAGGGCGAATGAGGCTTAATATTTTATTCTCAACCTCACTTCTTTTTTCTGTCGTCAATCTTAACTGGGTAAGTGGAGTGCCTCTTAAAAATTACTACGGACGGTGTCATTCCGAGACTTCTTCATGCGAACAAGTTAACGATATATaacacccccaccccccacccccgcctTTACCTTTTCTCTGCAACGTCAGCCGTGTGTCTCCGTATTCTGATCATCGATCATAGTTTAAGCAAAAAATGCGCATTTTATGAGTgtcattaaggtgactcgatggggtttttcagggtcagtAACTCCCAAGTGTGAACAAAACTACATAATAGATTTTTGGAAAATTATCACCAGAGCTGCGTTAATCAAAGTTTGTCATGATCAGGGTTACAATGAAATCGGAATTGTCAAAGCCATTACCTATTATACCACAGGgcacccacacaatctgtttgtgtagccgattgttatcttagagtaaatgtactggatttaccgttttgCCTCACCTATACCGATACATCGccaactatgtatataaatcagtgataaataaacgttgaattaccttgactgtggtatatagtcttccttttgcctcaaaagcggttttttgagcgattttgaaggagtttgatttcaaaacggtaaatccagtacatttactataaaataacaatcggcgacacaaacagattgtgttgGCCCTCTGTGATAAGATAATACTTGCAGCCGTATTTTTCGGCattgggaactgttcttccaaaatcgtttacaATAGCTTTTTCCTCTacagccgcctcgatgttcgtgaagtttgaGCAAAATGTATGAGAGCGTTAAAGAGATATTTTGAAGTGAAGCTTTTATGGTTAGAATTACGGTTAAAACAGGACAATCTTCAAGTTCGGCCGTTATCTGTACAAAACGAAGCGCTTAGGAATGCAATTTCACCTTGTAGTAGTTTCAGTCTTTTGAAAAACGTCTGTGAAAGATTATGGGGATAGCCGATTACTAGAAAGAATGATTTGATTAGTTTTACAAAGGCGCTCTTCTTAGCGGTTTTGAAAGTTAAATTTTTGTAGATCATAGGTTACAACCAACGAATCAAGACGTGTATTACTGTAGTAATTTGTATATTTCGTCTAATGGATCACAAAATGTCATGTCACATGTTAACCAACTGCCTCGCTTAAGTGGAAGGTGGATGCCTGAAATACCCCGCCCCTAGATAGAATACTGCCCCCATGGCTGACAAATCCCTGCAACCCAGCCAAGAGCTCCATTCCAGGCAATAGTCACACTGATGAAAcagtggaaggaagaaaaatacgGGATGGGAGGGGGGAAGACGCTAAAAGAACCGCTTCACAGACTACTGCACAAACGCTCAACGAAGAACTCAAAGATCCTAGTAGTATACAAAGCTACCTCGTACCATGTGTGCCTGCACTCATGGGATTGACCGCTGGATGCCCCTAAGCTTGCGGACCGCTTGACTGCTAAGCACGTGGTGGTTAACTTAGTTCATTTTACATTTAACCACATTTGTCATCTATCTAGCGAGCCTCATATTTGTTCTTCGCCCTCTCGTAAATAGAGTATTCAGTAATAAGAGTACTATTTAATGACATAGCAATGCCTTCTACCAGAATATCATCAGGGAAGGCCAACCTTTGCTGATATATTATAGTGTTAATTCGTTTTggtttcttattattttgtttgtttggtatTTTATCAGCGCTCCGCTGTGGATGATGAGGCTAACAAGGCATATGACAAGAGGTTCTTTCGCTTTCCCTTACCATTTAAGCCCTTTAAATTTGTAAGTGCATTTGTCTTACGGATTGTAGGGGTGAACCCGCAGGGGTTGGGCGGGTGGGGCGGAAGGTAAGATGCTTAGAACTCCCCCTTAGCGTTTACTAACGCAGGTCGGATAAAGGCAACTAGCCAAGAAAAAAGTGACGAGGACTGAAACTTGAAAGTGCGATATTTTTCCTCACCAGGTACGTGGAGGGCCGGTGTTTTGCATCGCAGATGGTGTCATTTTAGGGGCTTTTCGTGTGTAGCTGGTTGACCGATATCTATATAGCAACCCTTTACTACTGGATCACCTTGGTAAAATTTTCAACGAGTCTCAGTCCTGCAACGTACGCCTGTCTTGCTCCAAAGGAAACCAAACTTCTTACATTCCTTTCCTTCATAATAGAACCCACCCTGGTAGGAACAGTCCTTTGGGTccaaaagaaattaaactttATACATTTTCTACCgctttaataattttttgtgcttttgcCGTAGTTATAGAACACACGTGACGACAAAATAGAAGGAAAACTAAAAGCCTTAATTGGAATGTGATTTTGAATATggcatttcaatttttttttagtttgttcaaGATCCAAAAGAAACTGTAGGCTTTGATTTTATCCCGTTTAAACTAACGTTGAATAATTGAATTTGGCCAACGAAACTAACGAACAGAAGTCATAAGGCTTGAGTTTAGGGACATTTGACAATATTGTAAGCTCCAATCATTTGACTACTTTTATGCGCCGACCGTCGACCAGTTCGTACACACGAACAACTTTTCACGTATCACTATGGgacaactttattttatttgccacttATGCATAATAGCAACAGCACCCTGGTTTCTTTAGTGAAAAACTGCGTTTGTGACAGAAACTTTGGGCACCAGGTACAGAAGCAACAAATGCAAATTGCTACATGTCAGTTTCAACTTAAGGTTTGGCCATTTGGACGGGCTGATAACTTTGTGGTCTGCTATTTTATTCATTAGAGCGTAAACTTGCCTCAGCCGGTGAAAGACctgataaagaagaagaagaagaagaagccaTTTAATATATTTGGTCGTCTCTGAAGAGTGTAGAGTAAGTGTCAGTGACTTAGCAATTGATCGTCATTTTTATACCTTATAGAAGCTTATAGATGTTTACCTTGTCATGGTGATGGTGATGTTAGTGTGGTTTTCCAATCAgtgttgttttgtatttttctccTCCATTAAAATAACGCTAATGTAAGTCGATTTAGAACCCTGGGTTAACCCCACTCATCAAtttccctgattttttttttcattcaaaatatttcctcgtTTTTCTTTAGTTAGTGTGAATCCCTCTGCCATGTCTGCTGAAGGCCAAATGTGGAAGATTTATTTACTTGAATTCATTGAtgcagaaaataataaaatgatacaACTTTTTGATTCCTAAAATTATTAATTCAGTCTCACTTCTGGAGAGAAAAAACCTTTCAATAGAAGCCGAAAATGCTTTCATCTACTCTTTTCTAAAACATCATAATCAGCTTAATTGAATGGTGTGATAGCTTGTGATTGTGGTGGTCAATTAACAATTTTTCGTCAGTATTGACCTCATACAAGACGTTCAAGCGGGGGTTAATCTTTTTAGCTAGGATGCAAGTTTTAGATCAGTGAAGAAcattttcactcacgtgacgaGTATCTCTTTACCCTGGCCCCAGTCCACTCAAAGGTAACCAAAGGTTCTCGGTGGACGTGActtcatgtgaaaacgctccataAGAATCTGGTAAAAAGCTGCCCACTTACAAAGCAGTTTTCCTATGTTTTTCAGCTACAGAATGCCTACAGAATGTACATTTATTGTATCGTACATGTATTTGTGAAAGctgctttgaatttttttt
Protein-coding sequences here:
- the LOC140953166 gene encoding uncharacterized protein — encoded protein: MFRLATLLALGTSYLLVFAWIEEASALDVTRSASANSEGLAGRSYDSYLPEGRSAVDDEANKAYDKRFFRFPLPFKPFKFSVNLPQPVKDLIKKKKKKKPFNIFGRL